A segment of the Octopus sinensis unplaced genomic scaffold, ASM634580v1 Contig04135, whole genome shotgun sequence genome:
cgttgtcacgctgaatctccccgagaactgcgttaaaggtacacgtgttaaggcggcgagttggcagaaacgctGGCGCGCCAGGCGAagttcttagcggtatttcgtctgccgttactttctgagttcaaattccgccgaggtcgactttgcttttcatcctttcggggtcgataaattaagtaccagttatgcactggggtcgatataatcgacttaatccgattgtctgtccttgtttgccctctctgtatttaaccccttgtgggtagtaaagaaatagatatacgtgactgtggagtgctcagtcatttgcacgttaatttcacgagccggttcttccgttgatcggatcaactggaaccctcatcgtacAACGATGGCAGGGGTGAATGTCACGTGTGCTGTTGCCCTTTCCCAGAACGTTTACAATGTCGTCAAAGTGATACAGAAGCTGTCTGAGGGTATAAAAGGGAAGGAAATCGGACATGCTGGATGGGATCTAGAAATGATATCCATCAAGTAAAATTCTTGGGTTTacatctcaccaccctctcataTGTTATGAGCGGTTAGCGTTTCTCAATTAGGGTTTCCCTGAAACCTGGGGTTCCGCAAGAAAGAATGAGATacgctaatgctaatttcatgatcgtaatattagcatacatgcacaacatattttggttattgtaatatagacatcatcctatctaacctattatgttatcaaaacatatatataacaaccgtatatatatatttatatatgtatatatataacgggaagctttatgaaaatagacaaaagacgaaggcaggtgggaaacaaacaaacaattgtattagtatggcgctcaggaaatataaataaaacaagtctttaacatttcgagcctacgctctttcaacagaaagatacacagagagaaaaaaaacacagaaagaaggagagaaaaaaaatgcgtgcagtaactaacgaatcaacatggcgatctgatttcggccagaggtcaaagatcaaacatgagacgcgagagcgaaataaggggagataatagggttgataatagggttgaatgaccagctattagtgcgtaggagaggtctgggcgtgtgtatgcatagggttggtgtatgtattagtatgtattagtatgtataagggtgtgtgtgtgtgtgcgtgtgtgtatgagagagtattagtgcgtatgataggtctggacgtgcgtatgtatggggttggtgtatgtattagtatatattactacgtcttagtatgtataagtgtgtgtgtgtgtgtgcgtgtgtgtatgagagagtataagtgcgtatgagaggtctggacgtgtgtatgtatagggttggtgtatgtattagtatgtattagtatgtattagtacgtattatatgtattagttggtgtatgtattagtatggcacatcatatatgatgtgatgtgtaagtcGTGTGGTGTATGTGGAGAGAGGAAAGAGGGGagggggggaggggaggagaggggaagagagaggaaggggaaggaaggggatgagggggatgaggaggaaaggagaggagagggggagaaaggggagtgagggagcaagagggaaggggaagagggaggagggaggacaaagagggagagagggaaggggagatAGGGGTGAAGGataaggactgaagaagtaggggtcgggggggaaggataggtgaggagggggagagggggttagatgaggatgggggagagttgagaccaaatggcgtataaagcgaagagagaagattaattcctgttcacggcgcaaacgggaatcgtggcctctgtgtaaggacaaaccgaacacagataggtgttgcaaggttgaccgtggagcggaaatggcgtgagaccggtgtgtcgttcgcaaggtggatgtcacgaaggtgttcctcccgaaccggtcagccaagcggcgtcccgtttgtccgatgtacaaggaatggcagagagagcaagagacgcaatagataatattgctggaggtgcaggtgaaggagtggatgatgggatagggtcgatggtgtttcaagtgaggagggtggtgttggagaggtagggcaagtgcggcaacgtgggcgggagcaggggaacgagccgggttgggaggtagggtcagggaagagctatggaccaaaaggtctcgaaggttgtgggctcgtttgaaagaggggagggtcggttagggaagaggtgtgaaagtggacgggtcggactggagatgacggaaagctcgaagaatggtgcgttggagacgtggggtcgtggggtggtaagtgaggggaaaagggaggcgggagactacagggcgggttcggggagagggAGCAGATatacggtccacggaccgtgctctggcaaggcggtgtggatagtggtgagggtatccacgtagggtgaagtggtgagccatacgttgagactgagtctcaaagtcatggtcgtcactacagagcctacgtagacggaggaattgggaataggggatggaaagcttggtgtgttctgggtgggaggaagagaagttgaggtatgagtgtgagtctgtgggGTTTGTAGTGAAttgaggtggtaagagtggagtgaagaatgctaaccgaaatgtcgaggaaggagacagagggtGTTTGGAGATagtgaagtgaagtggagggctgggatggaaagattggacgaaagagaggaaggaatctagatgttcgcgggagagtgaggtggcaccgataatgtcgtcaatgtaacgaccatatagttcaggagttgggaccagtgaaattagagaatatttgggcctcaacatagccaacgaacaggttcgcatagttggggcccattcgcgttcccatggccactcccgagacctgatggtagaactcgcccgcgaacgagagcagttcagagtaagggcaagttcggccagacgaatgagtgtggaggtgtcaggtacagggttagagcggaggtcaagaaagtgtcgaagggcctgcagtccttcgtggtgagggataacagtatagaggctttggatgtccatagtaaaaaggatttttggaggagccgggaggaaaggagaaagagttgaaaagccggagagcatggttggtatcgtggatgtgggagggaagagatgccactaggggggcaaggacacggtcgaggtatttagagatgagctccgtgggcagttacaggcggagacgatggggcggccagggttgttgggtttgtggattttggggaggaagtaaatggtggagGTACgtgggttcgcacaattaggttggatgcggtgcgggggaacgggaggacgagatgaggtgcGACAGtaaggataccgtctgttggtagctacgtgtggggttagagggagAGGGGAGTAGAAGGGGTGTCATTgattggcggaaagcctcggccctatagaggtccgcgcaccacccactacagctccacccttgtcagccggtttgatgataatgtcagcgcgccgtttgagggaacgaagagccaagagctcagccggggagatgttgaggcggcgttggcgcctggagaacgCAGTTgaaaccgctccaatgcacgctgacaagcgcccgcgaaagaatccactgctaggatctggccaggggcaggcgtccacggggatggtcggcggcccaggccagtgaagcagtcctcttcgttgggtgtTGGTTGGCGAGTCGTggaatgcgcacccaaccggacacggcgcacaaagctgggaaatcaactcgcgtctggaattccttacaggatggagtgagggggatgaacgcagacccctaccaaggacggagcgttcagccgcaagagaggggaagatcggggggaatggtaacaacagacggaagtggagaaggggtggtggaatagaagtaggaggggtggtaggtctcgtggaggtctgagggggagggattggggaggtgtgggtgggggtggttggggggggggcagtagggtgggtgtaggtggatggagcctatcgggaggggagaagggtggtggaggagttggagtagtgatatatatatatatatatgtgcatgcatatgtgtatgcatgtatgtgtgtgtgtgcatatttatatatgtctgtatgcgtgtattctgtacattcatgtgtgtgtttgtttgtgtgtgtgtgtgtgtatgtatggttatgtgtttgtaaggcttcatttgtgtatgcgcgtgtgtatgtgtgcttgtctgttcatataacctatgtacctgtccgtctgtatgtctatctgtttactttcatatccatatacttacatacatacgaatacagaaatacacatatacacacatagatagatagataaatgcatgagcatatgtacatatctctgtgtgtgcgtgcatgtttgtgtgtgtgtgtgtgtctatgtgcatgcgtgtgtgtgtgtgtgtgcgtgagagagagagagaagatatatcGCAGATTAATTCAACTGATTTTAACGGTACATAACTAATATAGAATCAGGAattttaaagatgatgatgaggagaaggagaaggagggtgACGACGATGTCGACTCCGACGATGTCGACTCCGGCGATGTCGACTCCGGCGATGTCGACTCCGACGATGTCGACTCCGACGATGTCGACTCCGACGATGTCGACTCCGACGATGTCGACTCCGACGATGTCGACTCCGGCGATGTCGACTCCGGCGATGTCGACTCCGACGATGTCGACTCCGACGATGTCGACTCCGGCGATGTCGACTCCGGCGATGTCGGCTCCGGCGATGTCGGCTACGACGATGTCGACTCCGGCGATGTCGACTCCGGCGATGTCGACTCCGGCGATGTCGACTCCGGCGATGTCGGCTACGacaatggcgacgacgacgatgagaacGGAAGCGGTGACGCGCTCGATGATGACGTTATTTTGCAGCAAAATATCAAGGGAGGTAATTCCTACATGCAGTGCTATTTGTTGTCTCCCTTGTAAATTGAGCCCAGCGTAACTTTTTAGTagcgaaattaaatttcatgatgattccaataatgttttttaaacatCTACTCAAAATATAGTATTTGTACTTTTCATACTTTTACATTGTTTCAATAAGCTTAACATATCTCAACAGAACTAGTTTCAAATACAGCATTCCTCAAAGAAAGTTTGGTATATTAAATTGTTTTCCACACTTAAGTGTGATTAAATTTCGAGTGGATGCATCTGATTTCTGCATTAAAAATCTTAATATGTTGAAACATCGTACATATTTTTGAGTCATGGTTGCTGGGTTTGCTAGAAATgccagccaaatcttcttcaaatcatactTTAGTGGCTTAACTCTTTAACAAGGAAGTGAAATTTCATGATTATTCCAATAATGATATGGAAATATCTGTGTAGAAAATACtactggtattttctgcaagtcacgtaGCCCCGAAACCCTTGACATACCTCGAGAAGAAACGATTTCAAATACGACCTTCCTAACCAAGGTGGCGAACtcgcagaaacattagcacgccggacgaaatgcgtagccgtatttcgtctgctgttacgttctgagttcaaattccgccgaggtcgacttcgtctttcaccCTTTCCCGAGAGTTTCGTACGTTAACACTTAACAagtctgctaaatattaataaaaaatatatatatatatctttttattcatGCTACAGAGATCCCCCCCTCCAATCCTTTCTCAGATTCCCGCTTGGTGGTCAGGTGGAAAGCAAACCATTCTGATCTATGTATTGCTTGccgt
Coding sequences within it:
- the LOC115227511 gene encoding prostatic spermine-binding protein-like; translated protein: MAGVNVTCAVALSQNVYNVVKVIQKLSEGIKGKEIGHAGWDLEMISIKNFKDDDEEKEKEGDDDVDSDDVDSGDVDSGDVDSDDVDSDDVDSDDVDSDDVDSDDVDSGDVDSGDVDSDDVDSDDVDSGDVDSGDVGSGDVGYDDVDSGDVDSGDVDSGDVDSGDVGYDNGDDDDENGSGDALDDDVILQQNIKG